Proteins encoded within one genomic window of Blattabacterium cuenoti:
- the rodA gene encoding rod shape-determining protein RodA translates to MIKIKRNKTLLENIDWYIVLIYIFMIFFGYMNLYSVSYEKAEKQLIWILFSFFSIFIIFLFKPIHYKYFSSFFFLFTLFLLIGVFFLGKNINGSKSWYVFGPISFQPSELSKISTSLIISYLLSQENVQKNKKTLLYVSVLLIIIPSLLIFFQPDPGSSIVFSSFILTLYRQGLSISFLLFLLLLIFLFIASLKISSWIIIFCIFSILLLIFFLRKENRFININDLLFYLFVFIFLSIFVVVSPFFFQKFLKKHHQDRINILFQNEFDKKYRDNIGYNLLYSKTAIGSGKFFGKGYKKGTITKGKFVPEQHTDYIFCTVGEEWGFIGSIILIIFYLLFISRIYFLSERQKDIFGRIFGYSVGNIIFVHFFINLSMVMGLFPTIGIVLPFFSYGGSSFWSFTVLLFIFIRLDAANQASLI, encoded by the coding sequence TTGATAAAAATCAAAAGAAATAAAACATTATTAGAAAATATAGATTGGTATATTGTTCTTATCTATATTTTCATGATTTTTTTTGGATATATGAATTTATATTCTGTTTCTTATGAGAAAGCAGAAAAACAATTAATATGGATTTTATTTAGTTTTTTTTCCATATTCATAATTTTTTTATTCAAACCAATACATTATAAATATTTCTCTTCATTCTTTTTTTTATTTACGTTATTTCTTTTGATTGGAGTGTTTTTTTTAGGAAAAAATATAAATGGATCAAAATCTTGGTATGTTTTTGGTCCTATTAGTTTTCAACCTTCTGAATTGTCAAAAATATCCACATCTTTAATCATTTCTTATCTTTTGAGTCAAGAAAATGTTCAGAAAAATAAAAAAACATTATTATATGTATCTGTTTTATTAATAATAATACCTTCATTATTAATATTTTTTCAACCAGATCCAGGTTCATCTATAGTTTTTTCTTCATTTATTTTGACTTTATATAGACAAGGATTGTCTATTTCTTTTCTTCTTTTTTTATTGCTTTTAATTTTTTTGTTTATTGCTTCTTTAAAGATATCATCTTGGATTATTATATTCTGTATTTTTTCAATTTTACTATTGATTTTTTTCTTAAGAAAAGAAAACAGGTTTATAAATATAAATGATTTATTATTTTATTTATTTGTTTTTATTTTTTTATCCATTTTCGTTGTCGTTTCTCCATTTTTTTTTCAAAAATTTTTAAAGAAACATCATCAAGATAGGATTAATATTCTTTTTCAAAATGAATTCGATAAAAAATATCGAGATAATATAGGATATAATCTCCTGTATTCAAAAACAGCTATTGGTTCCGGTAAATTTTTTGGAAAAGGATATAAAAAAGGAACTATAACAAAAGGAAAATTTGTTCCTGAACAACATACGGATTATATTTTTTGTACTGTAGGAGAAGAGTGGGGTTTTATAGGAAGTATTATATTAATCATATTTTATTTGTTGTTCATTAGTAGAATATATTTTTTGTCCGAAAGACAAAAAGATATTTTTGGAAGAATTTTTGGATATTCAGTAGGGAATATTATTTTTGTTCATTTTTTTATTAATTTAAGCATGGTAATGGGACTTTTTCCAACAATAGGAATTGTTTTACCTTTTTTCAGTTACGGAGGATCTTCTTTTTGGTCTTTTACTGTTTTGTTATTCATTTTCATTAGATTAGATGCTGCAAATCAAGCGAGTTTGATTTGA
- the mrdA gene encoding penicillin-binding protein 2, with product MKKLYIFYIILSFIGLIFITRLFYLQIYTEKYILNAFNTSIKQEIIIPERGSIFDRNNNLLVFNKSIYELIVIPILIDENFNVIEFCNLLGIKEDTFHKNLEKAKAYSKYLPSVFLPFISKEKFATIQEKLYKYKGFDWTKRSLRDYKVESSANILGYLGEVSQKDIKKESNYYQRGDFIGWAGVEKSYEKILRGKKGVKYWIRNRKGCIIAPYNNRKNNIKAIGGNDISLTIDWNLQNYAEKLMFQKKGGIVAINPKNGEILSLVSSPINNPNLFVGINRSKEFKKLIKNTIDYPLLDRTTQARYPPASPFKLMTELAGLQMGVVNTKTTFICYNGFKYGKKRIHCHSGIHGFPIGIETAVAVSCNNYFAQVYKRVIEKYPKNLTKGANEWSDIIKSFGFGNYLCNDLATGEKGIIPSGDYYNKKYGYTKWNAITIISNSIGQGEINVTPIQLANMVCAIANKGFFYTPHIVKCINNQPISNPNYTRAKYTKVKKKYFDLIISGMEKVFIIGTGKSFKSSDIRMAGKTGTSQNFISVNHKTISLPDHSIFILFAPVEDPKIAVSVIIENGGFGSRWAGPIASLIAEKYIKNNISRKNLEKKIMNLGLQKVYNSIARMKNKKKIIDKNQKK from the coding sequence TTGAAGAAATTATATATTTTCTATATTATTTTAAGTTTTATAGGTTTAATTTTTATAACTAGATTATTTTATCTACAAATATATACTGAAAAATATATTTTAAATGCATTCAACACTTCTATAAAACAAGAAATTATTATTCCTGAAAGAGGTTCTATTTTCGATAGAAATAATAATTTATTAGTATTTAACAAATCTATTTATGAATTAATAGTAATTCCTATACTTATAGATGAAAATTTCAATGTTATTGAATTTTGTAATCTTTTAGGGATAAAAGAAGATACTTTTCACAAAAATTTAGAAAAAGCAAAAGCTTATTCAAAATATTTACCTTCTGTTTTTCTTCCTTTCATTTCAAAAGAGAAATTTGCTACTATACAAGAAAAACTTTACAAATACAAAGGATTTGATTGGACAAAACGTTCTCTTAGAGATTATAAAGTAGAAAGCTCTGCTAATATTTTAGGATATCTTGGAGAAGTAAGTCAAAAAGATATAAAGAAAGAATCTAATTATTATCAAAGAGGAGATTTTATTGGATGGGCTGGAGTAGAAAAATCTTATGAAAAAATATTAAGAGGAAAAAAAGGAGTGAAATATTGGATAAGAAATAGAAAAGGATGTATTATCGCTCCCTATAATAACAGAAAAAATAATATAAAAGCAATTGGTGGAAATGATATTTCTTTAACTATAGATTGGAATTTACAGAATTATGCAGAAAAACTTATGTTTCAAAAAAAAGGTGGAATAGTAGCTATTAATCCTAAAAATGGAGAAATTTTATCTTTAGTTTCTAGTCCTATCAATAATCCTAATTTGTTTGTGGGAATTAACCGATCTAAAGAATTTAAAAAATTAATTAAAAATACAATAGACTATCCTTTATTGGATAGAACAACACAAGCCCGTTATCCTCCAGCTTCTCCATTTAAGTTAATGACAGAATTAGCAGGTCTTCAGATGGGAGTAGTAAATACAAAAACAACTTTTATATGCTATAATGGATTTAAATATGGAAAAAAAAGAATTCATTGTCATTCAGGAATTCATGGATTTCCTATAGGAATAGAAACAGCTGTTGCTGTTTCTTGTAACAATTATTTTGCACAAGTTTATAAACGTGTTATTGAAAAATATCCAAAAAATTTAACAAAAGGAGCTAATGAATGGTCTGATATCATTAAAAGTTTTGGATTTGGAAATTATTTGTGCAATGATTTGGCTACTGGAGAAAAAGGAATCATTCCTTCTGGAGATTATTACAATAAAAAATATGGATATACAAAATGGAATGCTATTACAATTATTTCAAACAGTATTGGTCAAGGAGAAATCAATGTCACTCCCATACAATTAGCTAATATGGTTTGTGCTATAGCCAATAAAGGCTTTTTTTATACCCCACATATTGTAAAATGTATTAATAATCAACCTATTTCTAATCCTAATTATACTCGTGCTAAATATACAAAAGTAAAAAAGAAATATTTTGATTTAATTATTAGTGGAATGGAAAAAGTATTTATAATTGGAACTGGAAAAAGTTTCAAATCTTCGGATATTAGAATGGCTGGAAAAACAGGAACGTCACAAAACTTTATTAGTGTCAATCATAAAACAATATCTTTACCTGATCATTCTATTTTTATACTATTTGCTCCAGTAGAAGACCCTAAAATAGCTGTTTCCGTAATTATAGAAAATGGAGGATTTGGATCTCGTTGGGCTGGTCCTATCGCCAGTCTAATTGCAGAAAAATACATTAAAAACAATATTTCTAGAAAAAATCTTGAAAAAAAAATTATGAATTTAGGATTACAAAAAGTATACAATAGTATAGCAAGAATGAAAAATAAAAAAAAAATAATTGATAAAAATCAAAAGAAATAA
- the mreC gene encoding rod shape-determining protein MreC — MREFFNSIIKWRFFILFFLLESLAIFLSFSKNNIHQYIYNGSSNFLVGKMYETIHILRSYFLLKVENDRLIKENIRLRRSHISSKISKIIKDFKKDNIDYLQQYVYTPVKIINNSIHEQENYITINKGNLDGIKTDMGIILPNGIAGIIIKTSPHFSTAISLLNPKIKVNARLKRNKYFGTVSWDGLDHEYVVLYDIPKHSIIHKGDIVETDGKSATFPEGIPIGKVFCYRFDEEHANYVIKVKLLENFSTIENAYVVKNLFRKEWKNVQLYKVESK, encoded by the coding sequence ATGCGTGAGTTTTTTAATTCCATTATAAAATGGCGTTTTTTTATTTTATTTTTTCTATTAGAATCTTTAGCTATTTTTCTTTCATTTTCTAAAAATAATATTCATCAATATATTTATAATGGTTCCTCCAATTTTTTGGTAGGAAAAATGTACGAAACAATTCATATATTACGTAGTTATTTTTTATTAAAAGTTGAAAATGATAGACTTATAAAAGAAAATATAAGATTACGTCGTTCTCATATTTCTTCAAAAATAAGTAAAATAATTAAAGATTTTAAAAAAGATAATATTGATTATCTACAACAATATGTTTATACCCCTGTCAAAATTATTAATAATAGTATCCATGAACAGGAAAATTATATTACTATAAATAAAGGAAATTTGGATGGAATTAAAACAGATATGGGAATTATTTTACCTAATGGAATTGCAGGGATTATTATAAAAACTTCCCCACACTTTAGTACAGCTATTTCTCTTTTAAATCCAAAAATTAAAGTTAATGCGAGACTAAAAAGAAATAAATATTTTGGAACAGTTAGTTGGGATGGATTAGATCATGAATACGTTGTTTTATACGATATTCCCAAACATTCTATCATACATAAAGGAGATATAGTAGAAACAGATGGAAAATCTGCAACTTTTCCTGAAGGAATTCCAATTGGAAAAGTTTTTTGTTATAGATTTGATGAAGAGCATGCTAATTATGTTATAAAAGTAAAATTATTAGAAAATTTCTCTACCATAGAAAATGCCTATGTTGTGAAAAATTTATTTAGAAAAGAATGGAAAAATGTTCAACTTTATAAAGTTGAAAGTAAATAA
- a CDS encoding rod shape-determining protein has protein sequence MGLVDLMKNLFTQEIAIDLGTANTLIMHDNKVIVDLPSIIAIDVRSKKVLAVGEEAKQMQGKTHENIKIYKPLKDGVIADYQVAELMIREFIKKIPGINKKLFTPSLVMVICIPSGITEVEKRAVKDSAQHLNAKEVYLIEEPMAAAIGSGISVTKAEGNMIIDIGGGTTECGVIALGGIVCQKSIKIAGDVFTNDIAYFLRTKYNLYIGERTAEKIKIDIGAAIESIENPPVDIHIQGRDLPTGKPKEMNLSYKETIPALDKSILRIEDAVMETLSRTPPELAADIYKTGIYMAGGGSLLRGLDRRISKKTGLSVSLVEDPLRAVVKGTGVALKNIDKFTFLMK, from the coding sequence ATGGGATTAGTTGATTTGATGAAAAATTTATTTACTCAAGAAATTGCTATAGATTTGGGAACAGCAAATACTCTTATTATGCATGACAATAAAGTGATTGTTGATTTACCCTCAATCATTGCTATAGATGTAAGAAGTAAAAAAGTTTTAGCTGTAGGAGAAGAGGCGAAACAAATGCAAGGAAAAACACATGAAAATATTAAAATTTATAAACCATTAAAAGATGGAGTCATAGCAGACTATCAAGTAGCAGAACTTATGATAAGAGAATTTATCAAAAAAATTCCAGGAATAAATAAAAAATTATTTACTCCATCATTAGTTATGGTTATTTGTATTCCATCTGGAATTACAGAAGTAGAAAAAAGAGCTGTGAAAGATTCTGCTCAACATTTAAATGCTAAAGAAGTTTATCTTATTGAAGAACCTATGGCGGCAGCTATTGGATCCGGCATATCTGTTACAAAAGCTGAAGGAAATATGATTATTGATATCGGAGGAGGGACCACAGAATGTGGAGTAATTGCTTTAGGTGGAATTGTTTGTCAAAAATCCATTAAAATAGCCGGAGATGTTTTTACTAATGATATTGCCTATTTTCTTAGGACTAAATACAATTTGTACATTGGGGAAAGAACTGCTGAAAAAATTAAAATAGATATAGGAGCCGCTATAGAATCTATTGAAAATCCTCCTGTAGATATTCATATTCAAGGAAGAGATTTGCCAACAGGAAAACCTAAAGAAATGAATCTTTCTTATAAAGAAACTATTCCTGCACTTGATAAATCTATTTTACGTATTGAAGACGCTGTCATGGAAACACTATCTAGAACTCCTCCAGAACTTGCTGCAGATATATATAAAACAGGAATATACATGGCAGGAGGAGGATCCCTTCTAAGAGGATTAGATAGAAGAATTTCTAAAAAAACAGGTCTTTCTGTTTCTTTAGTAGAAGATCCTTTAAGAGCTGTGGTAAAAGGAACAGGAGTTGCTTTGAAAAATATTGATAAATTTACATTTTTGATGAAATAA
- the folK gene encoding 2-amino-4-hydroxy-6-hydroxymethyldihydropteridine diphosphokinase → MKEHNIYLLQGSNKENKKEYLDKSLFLICKKIGKIIKKSSYFESVAWNMNKNTSSFYNRALHVKTFHSPIELLENILEIESIVGRKSKKNIFSFKKKRKYQDREIDIDIIFYDHLIIHSSMLTIPHPLFHLRRFAIEPMCEIYPKKYHPIFNLTILEILGACIDKLEVKKISTF, encoded by the coding sequence TTGAAAGAACACAACATTTATTTGTTACAAGGAAGCAACAAAGAAAATAAAAAAGAATATTTGGATAAATCTTTATTCCTAATTTGTAAAAAAATTGGGAAAATAATTAAAAAATCTTCCTATTTTGAAAGCGTAGCTTGGAATATGAATAAAAATACATCTTCTTTTTATAATAGAGCTTTGCATGTAAAAACATTTCATTCTCCTATAGAATTATTGGAAAATATTTTAGAAATTGAATCCATTGTAGGGAGAAAATCAAAAAAAAACATTTTTTCTTTTAAGAAAAAAAGAAAATACCAAGATAGAGAAATTGATATTGATATCATATTTTATGATCATCTTATAATACATAGCTCTATGTTAACGATTCCGCACCCTTTATTTCATTTACGTAGATTTGCTATAGAACCAATGTGTGAAATTTATCCAAAAAAATATCATCCTATATTTAATTTAACAATATTGGAAATATTAGGAGCATGTATAGATAAATTAGAAGTAAAAAAAATATCAACTTTTTGA
- a CDS encoding putative LPS assembly protein LptD, translating to MNVIKFLFQGIIRNRKKNKIISILLYKKLIILFFFLSFHTSFLLSEEENNKNKFEDSTKIVNLILKDKFKNLKYSSNAQEYNMKEGKFYLNGNVFIEFLDVKIEADWIEFNWKNGDINAKGIKDKYIKVVQGDKKYFLKNFCINLNNQKGEANDVYIQEKDHVMIANHIKKENNEMTLMKEVIYTSDPFFIKSDPFFIKKKNNHPDFYLKTNKLKYFHEKKSIITGPVFFYWHKIPMPIVLPFLYIKNNNEFYGIKFPILRIKNKEIYMEKIGLFFPVSNSLNFSIFSSIYGSEKWKIETEMKYKFQKENPYHGLISFNYQGFSNKKFDSQFKWKHNKKFQSNIEFNTDINYVISNRLFEKKNEVFISNINLKKKFDNHSLLTMSTHFIQDENENKKETKLKIPEIRFLIRKNHFLNEKNPLIHYYLFDYHAFLYKSINFYPYNSPISKQKMNFKIQTSMNHTISMSTDIRFFPFLKILPKIHYNILWDFYSRCFFYTKNISTDIISTPLSNNLEINSILLKHEIEPILSLQIKDSSNSFSEKKISLILKNNLELKKNTEKNIKILEFFQISTSYIFGAPSKWENIHFMGYTDFKNHLGIKYKGGINFKEKEEEKRNKKIYFYFSFFYNFIRNEMNFHKKNESCKQGKNRYKYFLFDKENYAKYMMIPMNFKVNLNSSFHEKNTKKYFNTFLSVNGSIEITKYWKINIRTDYDLLKKQMTFANIIFHKDLRSFKIDFNWSPIGDRSWSFFIGIKDPILKSIF from the coding sequence ATGAATGTTATAAAATTCTTATTTCAAGGGATTATAAGAAATAGAAAAAAAAATAAAATAATTTCAATACTATTATATAAAAAGTTAATTATTTTATTTTTTTTTCTATCTTTTCATACTTCTTTTCTTCTTTCAGAGGAAGAAAACAATAAAAATAAATTTGAAGACTCTACGAAAATAGTAAATCTTATTCTGAAAGATAAATTCAAAAATCTGAAATATAGTTCAAATGCACAAGAATATAATATGAAAGAAGGAAAATTTTATTTAAATGGAAATGTTTTCATAGAATTTCTAGATGTGAAAATTGAAGCAGATTGGATAGAATTTAATTGGAAAAATGGAGACATTAATGCAAAAGGAATAAAAGATAAATATATAAAAGTTGTACAAGGTGATAAAAAATATTTTTTGAAAAATTTTTGCATCAATTTGAATAATCAAAAAGGAGAAGCAAATGACGTTTACATACAAGAAAAAGATCATGTTATGATAGCCAATCATATAAAAAAAGAAAATAATGAAATGACTCTAATGAAAGAAGTGATATATACATCTGATCCTTTTTTTATAAAATCTGATCCTTTTTTTATAAAGAAAAAAAATAACCATCCTGATTTTTATTTAAAAACAAATAAATTAAAATATTTCCATGAAAAAAAATCGATTATTACTGGACCAGTATTTTTTTATTGGCATAAAATTCCTATGCCTATAGTTCTTCCATTTTTATACATTAAAAATAATAACGAATTTTATGGAATAAAATTTCCTATACTTAGAATTAAAAATAAAGAAATTTATATGGAAAAAATAGGTTTATTTTTTCCCGTTTCCAATTCTTTAAATTTTTCAATATTCAGTTCTATATATGGAAGTGAAAAATGGAAGATAGAGACAGAAATGAAATATAAATTTCAGAAAGAGAACCCATATCATGGATTAATTTCTTTTAATTATCAAGGATTTTCAAATAAAAAATTTGATTCTCAATTCAAATGGAAACATAATAAAAAATTTCAATCCAATATAGAATTTAATACAGACATAAATTATGTAATAAGCAACAGACTTTTTGAAAAAAAAAATGAAGTTTTTATTTCAAATATTAATCTAAAAAAAAAATTTGATAATCATTCTTTATTAACTATGTCCACTCATTTTATTCAAGATGAAAATGAGAACAAAAAAGAAACAAAGTTAAAAATACCAGAAATTCGTTTTTTGATACGTAAAAATCATTTTTTGAATGAAAAGAATCCACTAATACATTATTATTTATTTGATTATCATGCATTTTTATATAAATCAATTAATTTTTATCCATATAATTCTCCTATTTCAAAACAAAAAATGAATTTTAAAATTCAAACCAGTATGAACCATACTATCAGTATGTCAACTGATATTCGTTTTTTTCCTTTTTTAAAGATCCTGCCAAAAATTCATTATAATATACTTTGGGATTTTTATTCGAGATGTTTTTTTTATACTAAAAATATATCAACGGATATTATTTCTACTCCATTATCCAATAATTTAGAAATAAACTCTATTCTTTTAAAACATGAAATAGAACCTATATTATCTTTACAGATAAAAGATTCCTCTAATTCTTTTTCTGAAAAAAAAATAAGTTTGATATTAAAAAATAATTTGGAATTGAAAAAAAATACTGAAAAAAACATAAAAATACTTGAATTTTTTCAAATAAGTACTTCTTATATTTTTGGAGCTCCTTCTAAATGGGAAAATATACATTTTATGGGATATACTGATTTTAAAAATCATTTAGGAATCAAATATAAGGGGGGAATTAACTTCAAAGAAAAAGAAGAAGAAAAAAGAAATAAAAAAATCTATTTTTATTTTTCATTTTTTTACAATTTCATAAGAAATGAAATGAATTTTCATAAAAAAAATGAATCTTGTAAACAAGGAAAAAACCGTTATAAATATTTTCTTTTTGATAAAGAGAATTATGCAAAATATATGATGATTCCAATGAATTTCAAAGTCAATTTGAATTCAAGTTTTCATGAAAAAAATACAAAAAAATATTTTAATACATTTTTAAGTGTTAATGGATCTATAGAAATAACAAAATATTGGAAAATAAATATTCGCACAGATTACGATTTGTTGAAAAAACAGATGACATTCGCCAATATAATTTTTCATAAAGATTTAAGAAGTTTCAAAATAGATTTTAATTGGTCTCCCATAGGAGATCGTTCTTGGTCTTTTTTTATTGGAATAAAAGATCCTATTTTAAAAAGTATTTTTTGA
- a CDS encoding Rid family detoxifying hydrolase, with product MKQKKYSIKKIPSFGPYRSYVIVENFLFVSGQIAIDPTTQKLISETIEMETERVMKNLKIILSETEIGFENVIKTSLFIKNIEDYPKINSIYSKFFHKENYPARETIQVLGLPKNANIEISLIAYKNMKN from the coding sequence ATGAAACAAAAAAAATATTCAATAAAAAAAATTCCATCTTTTGGACCATATCGTTCATATGTTATTGTAGAGAATTTTTTATTTGTTTCTGGACAAATAGCCATTGATCCTACAACTCAGAAATTAATTTCTGAAACGATAGAAATGGAAACTGAAAGAGTTATGAAAAATTTGAAGATTATTCTTTCAGAAACTGAAATTGGATTTGAAAATGTAATAAAAACTTCTTTGTTTATAAAAAATATAGAAGACTATCCCAAAATAAATTCTATATATTCTAAATTTTTTCATAAAGAAAATTATCCAGCTAGAGAAACTATACAAGTTTTAGGATTACCAAAAAACGCAAACATAGAGATATCTTTAATAGCGTACAAAAATATGAAAAATTAG
- a CDS encoding OstA-like protein, whose amino-acid sequence MKKKIQIIHTDFIQKNEKHYNNIILTGHVHLKYSKYHLFCDKAIFYKKKNKFSGYGNIQLLSNNNRIYSKKIEYSKNILKVSKNVVLFQDNIKLMANAISFNLRKKYFQADQNVILFFKKLKLSTNILKYDFQLKKVFYKKGGSISYRDFLLSSKEGSYFLKKEKIELNNEIKLVNKNYTIFSKKMECFFQLKKLNFYSPTIVIYNNQTNNFLSAKADPFLFGKKIFFTKKFRIHYNGKIIKGECLFLDYKKKYGFIKNVFFEDPKIGYLIGGYGDFDLNSGFFSLKENPTAIIKIYKDSIYIRSDTIEIAFLKKKSSIFIKAFPIKNIFFRNKVIQGKCSLLKYELSNNSNITHLTLNGNPIFWINNNQQITGDDIHLFTKDGIIDSLDMTNVFFIKKINSEKFHQIQGEKMTGFFRKENMEKILIKGNAKSIIFFDSTWINKSSCGMISLDFEKEKELIKVSYLKKVYSELFYFPFHILFYKENLFLPKFSWKEKEREEIKTEKNSLLKQIEKYKKKLN is encoded by the coding sequence TTGAAAAAAAAGATACAGATTATTCATACTGACTTTATTCAAAAAAATGAAAAACATTATAACAATATCATTTTAACTGGTCATGTTCATTTGAAATATAGTAAATATCATCTTTTTTGTGATAAAGCTATATTTTATAAAAAAAAAAATAAATTTTCTGGATATGGAAATATCCAGTTATTATCAAATAATAATAGAATTTATTCTAAAAAAATAGAATATTCAAAAAATATTTTGAAAGTATCAAAAAATGTGGTTTTATTTCAAGACAATATAAAACTAATGGCAAATGCAATTAGTTTTAATTTGAGAAAAAAATATTTTCAAGCGGATCAAAATGTTATTTTATTTTTTAAAAAATTAAAATTATCTACCAATATTTTAAAATACGATTTTCAATTGAAAAAAGTTTTTTACAAAAAAGGAGGATCTATTTCTTATAGAGATTTTTTACTTTCCAGTAAAGAAGGAAGTTATTTTCTTAAAAAAGAAAAAATCGAATTAAATAATGAAATTAAATTGGTTAATAAAAATTATACAATCTTTTCTAAGAAGATGGAGTGTTTCTTTCAATTGAAAAAACTAAATTTTTATAGTCCTACTATAGTAATATATAATAATCAAACAAATAATTTTCTTTCTGCTAAAGCAGATCCTTTTTTATTTGGAAAAAAAATTTTTTTTACGAAAAAATTTCGTATCCATTATAATGGAAAAATTATAAAAGGAGAATGTTTATTTTTAGACTATAAAAAAAAATATGGATTTATAAAAAATGTCTTTTTTGAAGATCCTAAAATAGGATATTTAATAGGAGGTTATGGGGATTTTGATTTGAATTCTGGATTTTTCTCTTTAAAAGAAAATCCAACGGCTATCATAAAAATTTACAAAGATTCAATCTATATTCGTTCTGATACTATTGAAATTGCTTTTTTGAAGAAAAAATCTTCTATATTCATTAAAGCTTTTCCTATTAAAAACATTTTTTTTAGAAATAAAGTTATACAAGGAAAATGTAGTCTCTTGAAATATGAACTATCAAATAATTCCAACATAACTCATTTAACATTAAATGGAAATCCTATTTTTTGGATTAACAACAACCAACAAATTACTGGAGATGACATTCATCTTTTCACGAAAGATGGAATTATAGATTCATTGGATATGACAAATGTATTTTTTATAAAAAAAATAAACTCAGAAAAATTTCATCAAATACAAGGAGAAAAAATGACTGGTTTTTTTAGAAAAGAAAATATGGAAAAAATTTTGATTAAAGGAAATGCTAAAAGTATTATTTTTTTTGATTCTACTTGGATTAACAAATCATCTTGTGGAATGATTTCTTTAGATTTTGAAAAAGAAAAAGAACTCATAAAAGTTTCTTATCTAAAGAAAGTTTATTCAGAGCTTTTTTATTTTCCTTTTCATATTCTTTTTTATAAGGAAAACCTTTTTCTTCCTAAATTTTCTTGGAAAGAAAAAGAAAGAGAAGAAATAAAAACTGAAAAAAATTCTCTTTTAAAACAGATAGAAAAGTATAAAAAAAAGTTGAATTGA